Below is a genomic region from Streptantibioticus cattleyicolor NRRL 8057 = DSM 46488.
GGCCCCCACCAAGGTCGGCCCCGACCATCTCCACACCTGGCAGGTGGACCGGTTGCTGGCCGTCGAACCGCTCGCCCCGGGCCCGGTCCTGCTGGTGCGCACGTTCCACCGTTCCACCGCGGGAGGCTGGTCACCGCGTGCCGATGCCGTGCTCGACCTCGCCGCCCGGGTCGAGGCGGTACTGCGGTGACTTCCTCCGACCACCAGGCGCAGGGCCGGCCACCACTACCGCCTCTTCCGCCGGCCGCGCCTCCCTTGCCGCCCGGGCCGCCTCCCGTCCCGCCTCCCCCCGGCCGCATGCGTGGGGCGCGTGGACCGGTGGCCGCGCTCGCGGGCGTGATCGCCGGGATCCTCGCCCTCGCCGTCGCCCTCACGTTCTGGGGCCCCGGCTCCTCGTCCTCCACCGAGGTTTCTCCCGCCCCCGCCGCCTCCGCCCCCGCCGCGCGGCCGGGGTTCACCTGGTCGTTGCGTACCGCGGACACCGGCACCTTCGTGGGGCTGTGGAGTACGGCGACGTCCGTGGTGCTGGGCAGCAAGTACGGGCTGACCGCGTACGACGCCGCCTCCGGCGACCGGATCTGGTCCTGGAGACCGCCGGGGAACGGGCTGTTGTGCAACATGAGCCCCGACACGTCCTTCGGCACGGGCGCCTTCATCTACGGTGTGTGGGCCGCGAACCCGGGCATCGAGAGGTGCGATCACCTCCAGACCGTCTCCCTGGCCTCCGGCCGGCTCGGCTGGACACGCCCGGTCGACCTGGTCGGGGCCGGCTCCACCGGCTTTCCCGACCGGCTCGGCGGTACCTCACTGTCCATCAGCGGCTACGTGGTGACGACGCCCTTCGCGGGGTCCCGGACCCATGACCAGCGCGGCACCGACCTGCTCAGCGTCGACGTGCGCACCGGCCGGGTGAGGTGGTCGACCGACTTCGGCCCGGCGGGCATGCCGGGCGGATGCCGCCTGAGCGGACCGGCACAGGCGCTGGTGGGGATGGTCTACGTCCTGGCCGAGTGCGGCGACCAGGCCAGGCTGTTCTCCCTCGGTGACGGTCCGCCGTCCCGCCCGGCCGGGATGATCGCCCTGCCCGGGTGCAACAGCGTGCGGCCGTACACCGCGGTGCGCCGGAGTCTGTCCGGCTTCATGACCGTCCGTGGCTCCCGTCTGCTGGTCGGCTGCTATCTGGCCGATCCGGGTGGCGGCTCGCTCTACGTGTTGCCCGCGGGCACGGGCCGGCCGGTCCCGCTGGACACGGCCGGGGCCGCCACCAACACGGTGGCCTTCGCCTCCGGGGTCGTGTACGGGCCGGCCAACCTTGTCCTGAGTTCGGACACGTTGTACCTGGTCAAGGGCGACAACCGCGCCAACGGCCGCACGGACGGCGTCATAGCGGTGGACCTCGCCACCGGACGGCAGCGCTGGAACACCACACTGCCGGGCGCCTCCTCGGTCGCTCTGACGGCAGCCACCGACTCCGGCGTCGAAGTGCTGACCGGTACGGGCGACCACGCTTCGCTCCATACCGTGACCCGTACCGGTCAGGTGACGCCGGCACCATCGTGGCCGACCGAGCAGGCCACCTCCTTCCGCTGGGACCCCCACGTCAACCCCCCTCGGGCCGCACGCACGGGAGACCGTCTCGCCATCGCCTTCCCCGGCTCGTACGAACCTGACCGGACGAGCCTCGGGGTCCTGCCCCTGGGGGTGCGCCGTGGCTGAGCCGACAGCGTGACCAGTGCGCTGGGCACCCCGGTACGCCGCGACGGCGTCCCTCTGCGCCTCGGATGAGCGGTCGGAGCCCCTCCGTTCCACAACAGGGCCCAGCTCCGCCGAACCGCCAGGTCTCCCATGCGTCGGAAAGCCCCCTCACATCCCGGACCCGTCACATTCCCGATCGCCGTACTGTTCAGCGATGGGCTCGCACCGGATACTGGCGTGGCCGCGACAGGGAAGGGCGAGATGGCCAGAAAGCCTGTGGAACCATCGACTTCGGTGACGGAACTCGCGCGTACGCGGGGGTTCGGCGATCGCGTACGCAGCTTCACGCCGCGCCGGGCGAAGCCCGACCGGGCCGGGGGCGTCGGCTGCCTGCTGGTCATCGTCCTCGCGCCCGTCGGTGTGGTGCTGGCCGTGCCGTTCGCGCCGTGGACACCGGGGATGCATGTCGCCGGGTATGTGCTGACGTTCGTGGCGCTCGTGCTGCTGACGGTGGTCAGCAGCAGGGACAACAGGGCGCGGGTCCTCCACGGCGATCTGCACGTCTACCGGGGCGGCCTGGTCATGCGGTCCGCCGCCGCGCCCGACGCCGGTTTCTAAGCCCTGCCCTGGCCCGAGATCGTGCCGTACCACTGGACCGAGTACCACGCGGTGGGCTCCGCGGGCAACACGCAGGCCCGTCCCTACCTGCTGCTGACCACGCACGAGGACGCGAGGTGCGGCGTTTCTCGGGAACGGACGCGGTGCTGATCGCGAGACTCGCGACGGCGGACGAAGGCCCCAGGGCCATGCGGCGACTTGAGGAGACGGGCTCGGTCACCTACGGCGCCTACACGGTGACCGCCGAATCACTGATCGTCCAGGACACGACGTACCCCTGGTCACAGGTGCGTCGCAAGCCGTTGCGGCCCGACAGCGTGGTCCAGACGCGCCAACCGAACGGCAAGTGGCGCGACTTGGAGATCCCGGAAGCGAAGACACCCCACAGCGCGGTGCTGCTCGACCTGATACGTCATCAGGTCGATTCGTAGGCGGGGCCACCGAGTGCGAGGGGGCCGTCTGGTGCGTCAGCCGTCGGCGAGGCGTTGGATGGTGGCGCTCAGCCATGCCTGGAGGTCGGCGGGGTCGCCGAGTTCGGAACGCAGGACCCGGCGGCGGGTCGAGACGCCGAGCACGAAGGCGTCGATCGCCGCGGCTCGGTTGCGGGCGTCCGCGTCGTCCAGGCCACTGTCGCGCAGGTAGCCGTGGAGCGGATCCAGCGAGTGGGTGTCGAGGAAGGCGGCCAGCGCCTCCGCCGCCTCGGGACGTTCACCGGACGCGCGTTGCAGGATGAGCAGCGGATCCTTCCCGGGCGCGCCGAACCAGCGCTCGACGATGCCGGCCGCGAGGCGCGCACCCAGCGTGGAGAGGTCACCGTCGAGCGAGGTGGTGACCGGGATCTCGACCCGGGTCGCCGCCAGGAAAAGGCCCTCCTTCCCGCCGAAGTAGCGCGTGATGAGGTTGGGCGACACCCCGGCGGCGTCGGCCACGCCTTTGACCGTGATCGCCGCGTACCCGTGCTGGGCGAACTGGCGTTGTGCCTGCTCCAGGATCCGCTGGCGAGTGGAGGCCGCATTACGCGAAGTCATGTGTATCACCATACACATTGTGTGTACGCTGATACACATGGACCACGGGTTGCTGGAACGAATCCAGCGGACGCGTCGTGTCACCACCCCTTGGAGTGACGACACGACGCGCGGCATCAGCGGCACTCACCTCGACGCACTGCTCGAACGCTGGGCGAACGGATACGACTGGGGTGTGCACGAGCGACGCATCGGCGCGCTCCCTTGGGTCACGGTGCGGGCAGGCGGCAGCGACCTGCGGGTGATCCACCAGCGGTCCGCGGATCCCGGCGCCCCGGTCGTCGTGCTGCTGCACGGCTGGCCGGACTCGGTGCTGCGGTTCGAGCGCGTCCTGCCTTTGCTCGCCGACATGCACGTGGTGGTTCCGGCGCTGCCGGGCTTTCCCTTCGCGGCCCCGCTCACCGTTCCCGGTATGTCGGCCAACCGGATCGCCGGGATCGTCGCGGACGCTCTCGACGAACTCGGCCACCCCCGGTACACGGTGTCCGGCGGCGACGTGGGCGGCACCGTCGCCGAACTCCTCGCGGCCTGGGAACAACCCGAGCTCTACGTCGACGACCTGCGCCGCGCCGTCGAGCTGGGCCGCTGAAACGTCAGCTCGCGGACGCTCCCACCCGGGCGGGCCACCCGGCCACATCCACCAACCACGCTCACAGCGGCGACGGCAGGTGCACCGCGGGCAGCAGCCCCCGCTCGATCTCCCGGCGCGGCAGCGACAGCCCGAGGTGCTCCCCCACCGCCCCGAACAGCCGCCTCGCCAGCTCCTCGTCCTCGTCCTCGGGGTCCTCGCAGCCGGGGAAGGTCGCCCGCACCGCCCCGGCCCGGCGCATGGCCGCGTCCAGTGCGGCGAACGCACCGAGCCGGTCCTCGGGCGGGACCACGGTCTCCAGCAAACTGTCACCGGGCTCGGCGGAACCGAGTTCGCCGGCTGCGTCGATGTAGCACACCCACGGGTGCTCGTGCAGGAAGCGGTCCAGGCAGACGAGTTCCTCGCCCCGTCCCACGAGCGTGTCCTGGCCCAGCCGCTCGAGGAGGAGGAGATGCCAGGTGGACCGCTCGACCTCCAGGACGTAGGCCCACTCGCCGCTGTGGCCGAACATCGCCACACTGTCGCCGGGGTCCACGCTCAGCCTGTCGAAGTCCCTGAAGAGTACGGGGTGTTCGGCCTCGCGGCGGTCCGCACCGAGGCGGACCACGAAGTCCACCGCGTCCACACCGCGCACCGCCGTCAGGCAGATGTCCGAGAGCATGCCGTCCTTGACGATCGCACCGCTGTACCAGTGCTCGCCGATCCACGACATGCCGTCCGACATCGTGCCGACCTTCTTCCTCGGGCTTCGCGCGCATGCTACCCAACCGCCACCGCGGTGCCGCCGTCACACCACGGACAGGACGATCTTCCCCCGTGTCCGTCCGGACTCGCCCAGGGTGTGTGCCTTCGCGGCCTCCTCCAGCGGCAGCACCGTCTCGACGTGTACCCGTAGCCGGCCGTCGTCGGCGAGGGCCGCGATCTCCCGGAGGGCGGCGAGGTCGGGTTCGACCATCACGAAGGCGGCGCGGATCCCGGCGGCGGCGGCCCGGTCGGCGGGGAAGGCGGGGTCGAGCGGGAGGATGGAGACGAGCGTGCCGCCGGGTCGCAGGGTGTTCAGGGAGCGGGCCGGGTAGTCGCCGCCGACCGTCTCCAGGACGACGTCGACGTCGCGGACGGCTTCGGCGAAGTCCTGGGTGGTGTAGTCGATGAGTTCATCGGCGCCCAGTTCGCGCAGGAAGTCGTGTTTGGCCTGCCGGGCGGTGGCGATGACGTACGCGCCGCGGGCTTTGGCGATCTGCACGGCCAGGTGGCCGACGCCCCCTGCCGCCGCGTGGATCAGGACCCGTTGCCCGGAGCGGACCTCGGCGGTGTCGACCAGCGCCTGCCACGCGGTGAGCCCGGCCAGCGGCAGGGCGGCGGCCTGGACGTGGTCCAGCCGCGCGGGCCGGCGGGCGAAGCGGCGGGCCGGTGCGGTGACGTACTCGGCGTAGGCGCTCGCCGGGTGCGGGAAGCGCGGCATGCCGAAGACTTCGTCGCCGGGACGGTGCACGGTGACGCCGATGCCCACCGCCTCCACCACTCCGGAGACGTCGAACCCGAGGGTGAACGGCGGCACTTCGCCGGTCAGGAAGGCACCGCGGGCCCGTGCCTTCCAGTCGGCGGGGTTGACGCCGGCCGCGTGCACCCGCACCAGGATCTCGGTGGGTCCGGGTCGCGGCCGGTCGGTCTCGACGACCCGCAGGACCTCGGGGCCGCCGGCCCGCTCCTGGCTGACGGCACGCATCCGGGCCGGTGTCTCCTGTGACATGACCTGATCCTTTCGACAGCGGTGACCGGGCGTGCACCCACGCCGCGCCCCGGTCGGTGCGTTCCCCAGCCTGCCCGGGACGCCGACCGTCCAGTAGTGACCCGATGGTCATCATCTGAAAGGATCGGGACATGCATCGTGTCGCGGTCCTCGCCCTGCACGGCGTCGTTCCCTTCGAACTGGGCATCGCCGGGCGGGTCCTGGGCGCCGCGCGGGACGCCCGCGGCCGGCCGTTGTACACGGTGACGACGTGCAGTGTGGACGGCGGTGCGGTGCAGGCAGAGGCCGACTACGAACTGGCTGTCCACCACGACGCGTCGGTGCTGGGCGAGGCGGACACGGTGATCGTCCCGCCCTCGCACCGGCTCGGGACCATACGTGAACACGGCCTGCTGCCCGACGACCTGCGGGCGGCGCTGGCCGGGGTGCGCCCGGGCACGCGTATGGTGGCCATCTGCAACGGTGCCTTCGTGCTCGGGGCAGCCGGGCTGCTCGACCACCGTCCCGCCACCACGCACTGGCGCGAGGCCGACCTGCTGCAACGTCTCTTCCCCGCCGCCCGGGTCGATCCGGACGTGCTCTTCGTGGACGACGGCGACCTGCTGACCTCGGCGGGGGTCGCGGCCGGGATCGACCTGTGCCTGCATCTGGTGCGCCGGGACCACGGCAGCGAGGTCGCCAACGAGGTGGCGCGTTCCTGTGTCGTTCCGCCGTGGCGCGACGGCGGCCAGGCCCAGTTCATCCGCCGCCCGGTGCCCAGGTCCGCCGAGTCCGGTACGGCCCCCACCCGGGCCTGGGTACTGGAACGCCTCGCCGAACCGCTGTCACTGGCCGACATGGCCCGGCACGCCGGGGTCAGCGTGCGCACCTTCACCCGCCGCTTCCGCGCCGAGGTGGGCACCAGCCCCGGCCAGTGGCTCGTACGGCAGCGCGTGGAGCGGGCGCTGCACCTGCTGGAAACCACCGACTGGCCGGTCGACCTGGTCGCCGACCGCGCCGGATTCGGCACCGGTGCCTCACTGCGCCAGCACCTCAACGCGGTGGTGGGGATCACACCGCAGGCGTACCGCAGGACGTTCCGGGGCCGGCGCGGGCCGGTACCGGCCACCGTCTGACGCGACGCGCCGTCCTCGTGCTGTGTGGGGATGTCCGGCCGTCGGAACCGGTGCGGGCGGTGTTCCCCGTCGGCCGGGCGGCGAAGTCACACGCGGCCGTGGCAGCGGGGCCGCGCGGGGATCTGGCGGCACCGGCGGCCTGTAGGCACTGCGGCGGTTCAGGGGCGGACCTGGACGCGGTGAGCCGCAGGTGCGCCGTCGGCGGGAACCGCGCCGGCCGCCACCAACGCCTCGCCGGTGTCGGCGAACTCCCAGCGGGTGACGCACGTCCCACCCACGCGCAGCGCTGCGACAAAGGCGGGCTCCGCCTCGCCGTACTCCCACGGATCCTCGGCCTCGAACCAGTTGTCGGCGTCCACGGGGAGACCGTGGAGCCGGGGGCGGGCCATCGATGGCATGGGGCTCACCGCTCCCCCGCACCGGGGCCGTTCCGTCCAGGTCGACCACACCGTCTCGCACCTCGTGTCACGCCGCGAACCCGGCCGCGGCTACGGGACGGTAGGTGAAGCCGAGACTCTCGTAGAGACGGATGGCGGCGCCGTTCCACTCGTCCACCATCAGCGCCGCGGTGCCGTGCGCTTCCACCGCCGCGGCGGTGACGAACGCGCACACCTCGCGGCCCAGGCCCCGCCCACGCGCCGCCGGGGCAACGGCGACCCCCGACAGGAACCCGACCCGCGGCGCCGACCAGGCAAGCGCCGCGACGGCGACCAGTTCCCCCGAGGTGTCGCGGA
It encodes:
- a CDS encoding outer membrane protein assembly factor BamB family protein, which gives rise to MRGARGPVAALAGVIAGILALAVALTFWGPGSSSSTEVSPAPAASAPAARPGFTWSLRTADTGTFVGLWSTATSVVLGSKYGLTAYDAASGDRIWSWRPPGNGLLCNMSPDTSFGTGAFIYGVWAANPGIERCDHLQTVSLASGRLGWTRPVDLVGAGSTGFPDRLGGTSLSISGYVVTTPFAGSRTHDQRGTDLLSVDVRTGRVRWSTDFGPAGMPGGCRLSGPAQALVGMVYVLAECGDQARLFSLGDGPPSRPAGMIALPGCNSVRPYTAVRRSLSGFMTVRGSRLLVGCYLADPGGGSLYVLPAGTGRPVPLDTAGAATNTVAFASGVVYGPANLVLSSDTLYLVKGDNRANGRTDGVIAVDLATGRQRWNTTLPGASSVALTAATDSGVEVLTGTGDHASLHTVTRTGQVTPAPSWPTEQATSFRWDPHVNPPRAARTGDRLAIAFPGSYEPDRTSLGVLPLGVRRG
- a CDS encoding TetR/AcrR family transcriptional regulator, whose protein sequence is MTSRNAASTRQRILEQAQRQFAQHGYAAITVKGVADAAGVSPNLITRYFGGKEGLFLAATRVEIPVTTSLDGDLSTLGARLAAGIVERWFGAPGKDPLLILQRASGERPEAAEALAAFLDTHSLDPLHGYLRDSGLDDADARNRAAAIDAFVLGVSTRRRVLRSELGDPADLQAWLSATIQRLADG
- a CDS encoding epoxide hydrolase family protein, with the protein product MDHGLLERIQRTRRVTTPWSDDTTRGISGTHLDALLERWANGYDWGVHERRIGALPWVTVRAGGSDLRVIHQRSADPGAPVVVLLHGWPDSVLRFERVLPLLADMHVVVPALPGFPFAAPLTVPGMSANRIAGIVADALDELGHPRYTVSGGDVGGTVAELLAAWEQPELYVDDLRRAVELGR
- a CDS encoding NADP-dependent oxidoreductase, giving the protein MSQETPARMRAVSQERAGGPEVLRVVETDRPRPGPTEILVRVHAAGVNPADWKARARGAFLTGEVPPFTLGFDVSGVVEAVGIGVTVHRPGDEVFGMPRFPHPASAYAEYVTAPARRFARRPARLDHVQAAALPLAGLTAWQALVDTAEVRSGQRVLIHAAAGGVGHLAVQIAKARGAYVIATARQAKHDFLRELGADELIDYTTQDFAEAVRDVDVVLETVGGDYPARSLNTLRPGGTLVSILPLDPAFPADRAAAAGIRAAFVMVEPDLAALREIAALADDGRLRVHVETVLPLEEAAKAHTLGESGRTRGKIVLSVV
- a CDS encoding GlxA family transcriptional regulator, whose protein sequence is MHRVAVLALHGVVPFELGIAGRVLGAARDARGRPLYTVTTCSVDGGAVQAEADYELAVHHDASVLGEADTVIVPPSHRLGTIREHGLLPDDLRAALAGVRPGTRMVAICNGAFVLGAAGLLDHRPATTHWREADLLQRLFPAARVDPDVLFVDDGDLLTSAGVAAGIDLCLHLVRRDHGSEVANEVARSCVVPPWRDGGQAQFIRRPVPRSAESGTAPTRAWVLERLAEPLSLADMARHAGVSVRTFTRRFRAEVGTSPGQWLVRQRVERALHLLETTDWPVDLVADRAGFGTGASLRQHLNAVVGITPQAYRRTFRGRRGPVPATV